A part of Chromatiales bacterium genomic DNA contains:
- a CDS encoding c-type cytochrome, producing MPVLPSMAANDQAAWTLYAQHCAACHGGDRLGAIGPALLPENLGRLKQDMAFEVIRNGRVATQMPAFSGTLKDDDIDKLVDLIYSATATEPGWGASEINASHVVYESALTKGNASDIKPVYDADPLNLFLVVESGDHHVTVLDGDRFEPIHRFPSRFALHGGPKYSSDGRFVYFASRDGWISKFDMYTLKLVAEIRAGINTRNAAVSADDRFVMVGNTLPRTLVILDAGDLSLVKVIDVKDDHGNSSRVSAVYTAPPRDSFIVALKDIKQVWEINYTDNPPKVFRGYVHDYRMGEGLAEPGRFPIRMIDADDYLDDFFFDQDYQHLIGASRSGKGQVINLVVGRKIADIDLPGLPHLGSGITWPWRDTTVLATPNLKDGVVSIIDMKTWKTVKKLETSGPGFFLRSHENSPYAWVDTFVGPHKDEMHIIDKDKLEIVKTLTPAPGKTSGHVEFTRDGRYALLSIWEMDGALVVYDGNSLQEIKRLPMKKPVGKYNVYNKINLSSGTSH from the coding sequence ATGCCTGTCTTGCCCTCGATGGCCGCGAATGATCAGGCTGCATGGACCCTCTATGCACAACATTGCGCCGCCTGCCACGGCGGTGATCGCCTGGGCGCCATCGGTCCCGCGTTATTACCGGAAAACCTGGGCCGCCTGAAGCAGGACATGGCCTTCGAGGTCATCCGCAACGGGCGCGTCGCCACGCAAATGCCGGCTTTCAGCGGGACGCTGAAAGATGACGACATCGACAAGCTGGTCGATTTGATCTACAGCGCGACCGCGACCGAACCTGGCTGGGGCGCAAGCGAAATCAACGCCAGTCACGTCGTCTACGAATCCGCTCTCACGAAGGGCAATGCCAGCGACATAAAACCCGTATACGACGCCGACCCGCTCAACCTGTTCCTGGTCGTGGAAAGCGGCGACCACCATGTCACCGTGCTCGACGGCGATCGTTTTGAGCCGATACACCGCTTCCCCTCGCGGTTCGCGCTGCACGGCGGGCCGAAGTATTCCAGCGACGGACGCTTTGTTTACTTCGCCTCGCGCGACGGCTGGATCAGCAAGTTTGACATGTACACGCTGAAACTCGTCGCCGAGATCCGCGCCGGCATCAACACCCGCAACGCCGCGGTCTCGGCAGACGATCGTTTTGTCATGGTGGGCAACACCCTGCCGCGCACACTGGTGATCCTCGATGCCGGCGATCTCAGCCTGGTAAAGGTCATCGACGTGAAAGACGATCATGGCAACAGTTCGCGTGTCAGCGCGGTATATACCGCGCCGCCGCGCGACAGCTTCATCGTCGCGCTGAAAGACATCAAGCAGGTCTGGGAAATCAATTACACGGATAACCCACCGAAAGTGTTTCGTGGTTACGTGCACGACTACAGGATGGGTGAAGGCCTCGCCGAGCCAGGACGTTTCCCGATACGGATGATTGATGCCGACGATTATCTCGACGATTTCTTCTTCGACCAGGACTACCAGCACCTGATCGGCGCCTCGCGTTCGGGCAAGGGCCAGGTGATCAACCTGGTGGTCGGTCGCAAGATCGCCGACATCGACCTGCCCGGCCTGCCGCATCTTGGTTCCGGCATCACCTGGCCATGGCGCGATACCACCGTGCTCGCCACGCCCAACCTGAAGGACGGCGTGGTCAGCATCATCGATATGAAGACCTGGAAGACAGTGAAAAAACTCGAGACCAGCGGTCCCGGTTTCTTTCTGCGCAGCCACGAAAACTCACCCTACGCCTGGGTCGACACCTTCGTTGGCCCGCATAAGGACGAGATGCACATCATCGACAAGGACAAGCTGGAGATCGTGAAGACACTGACACCGGCACCCGGCAAGACGTCCGGCCACGTCGAGTTCACACGTGATGGCCGTTATGCCCTGCTCAGCATCTGGGAGATGGATGGTGCGCTGGTCGTGTACGACGGCAACAGCCTGCAGGAGATCAAACGTCTGCCCATGAAGAAACCGGTAGGCAAGTACAACGTGTACAACAAAATCAACCTGTCTTCCGGCACCAGTCACTGA
- the nirJ gene encoding heme d1 biosynthesis radical SAM protein NirJ — protein MFRISQYMQALLQPAPDVLPAARKPSGPVVIWNLIRRCNLTCKHCYSISADIDFPGELTTEEVFAVIDDLKAFGVPVLILSGGEPLLRPDIFEISQHAKALGFYVGLSSNGTLIDTDNIERIASVGYDYVGISLDGMRDTHDRFRQKAGAFDASLRAIRLCRDAGIKVGMRFTPTQDTADQLPDLLRLMDDEGVDKLYVSHLNYGGRGNRHRGSDVVHVTTRRIMDQLFSACWSDLQAGRNREYVTGNNDADGVYLLQWVARNLPDRYDEMRERLRRWGGNSSGINIANIDNQGHVHPDTFWWNYSLGNVRERPFSAIWPDTSDPLMAGLKAVPRPLRGRCGACGFKDVCGGNTRVRAFQMTGDPWWEDPACYLSDEELDIDPADYRGSRPQPLALMVRTIRRIG, from the coding sequence ATGTTTCGTATCTCGCAATACATGCAAGCCTTGTTGCAACCCGCCCCGGATGTTCTACCGGCGGCGCGCAAACCGTCGGGGCCCGTCGTGATCTGGAACCTGATCCGCCGCTGTAACCTGACCTGCAAGCATTGTTATTCGATCTCTGCCGACATCGATTTCCCCGGCGAACTGACTACCGAAGAAGTCTTTGCCGTGATCGATGACCTGAAGGCATTTGGTGTGCCCGTGCTGATCCTATCTGGCGGTGAACCCTTGCTACGGCCGGATATTTTCGAGATTTCGCAGCACGCGAAAGCGCTCGGATTCTACGTCGGCCTGTCCAGCAACGGTACCCTGATCGACACGGACAACATCGAGCGCATTGCGTCCGTGGGCTACGACTACGTCGGCATCAGCCTCGACGGCATGCGTGACACGCACGATCGGTTTCGCCAGAAGGCAGGCGCATTCGACGCCTCGCTTCGGGCCATACGCCTGTGCCGGGACGCCGGCATCAAGGTCGGCATGCGTTTCACACCGACCCAGGACACCGCGGATCAACTGCCGGATCTGCTCCGCCTGATGGATGACGAGGGCGTCGACAAGCTGTACGTCTCGCATCTCAATTACGGTGGCCGCGGTAACCGGCATCGCGGCTCGGACGTGGTGCATGTCACCACACGACGCATCATGGACCAGCTGTTCTCGGCCTGCTGGTCCGACCTGCAGGCCGGGCGTAACCGCGAATACGTCACCGGCAACAACGATGCCGATGGCGTGTACCTGTTACAGTGGGTCGCCCGCAATCTGCCGGATCGTTACGACGAAATGCGCGAACGCCTGCGGCGCTGGGGTGGCAATTCCTCAGGCATCAACATTGCCAATATCGATAACCAGGGTCATGTACACCCCGACACCTTCTGGTGGAACTACAGCCTCGGTAATGTGCGCGAGCGCCCGTTCTCCGCGATCTGGCCGGATACCTCGGACCCTCTGATGGCCGGACTGAAAGCCGTACCGCGACCGCTGCGGGGACGTTGCGGCGCCTGTGGCTTCAAGGATGTCTGCGGTGGCAACACGCGGGTTCGCGCATTCCAGATGACCGGAGACCCGTGGTGGGAGGACCCGGCCTGCTACCTGAGCGATGAGGAACTCGACATCGACCCGGCAGACTATCGCGGCAGCCGTCCGCAACCCCTGGCGCTCATGGTCAGAACGATCCGGCGAATTGGATGA
- a CDS encoding Lrp/AsnC family transcriptional regulator, translating to MNLTTQNAAPLDPDELDRRIVLATQSGLPLVAEPYHQVAAQLGVSADLVMDRIRTMQHDGRIRRIGVVPNHYRLGYVANGMSVWDIPDEFIDDAGHEVGQLDFVSHCYHRPRRLPEWPYNLFAMIHGKTREQVERLVAGLAEQLGERTRCHAVLYSSRILKKTGMRLAD from the coding sequence ATGAACCTGACAACACAGAACGCCGCGCCGCTGGATCCAGACGAACTCGATCGTCGCATCGTACTGGCCACCCAGTCCGGCCTGCCGCTGGTTGCCGAACCCTATCATCAGGTCGCTGCACAATTGGGAGTTTCCGCGGATCTGGTCATGGATCGCATCCGGACCATGCAGCACGATGGCCGCATTCGCCGCATTGGTGTCGTGCCCAATCACTATCGGCTCGGTTACGTCGCCAACGGCATGTCGGTGTGGGATATCCCCGATGAGTTCATCGACGATGCAGGCCATGAGGTGGGGCAGCTTGACTTCGTCAGCCATTGCTATCACCGCCCGCGGCGTTTGCCGGAATGGCCCTACAACCTGTTCGCCATGATTCATGGCAAGACCCGGGAACAGGTCGAGCGGCTCGTCGCCGGCCTTGCCGAACAGCTGGGTGAGCGCACGAGATGTCATGCTGTGCTGTACAGCAGCCGGATTCTGAAGAAAACCGGAATGAGGCTCGCTGACTGA
- a CDS encoding AsnC family transcriptional regulator — protein sequence MDALDRRIINELQGGFPVTAHPWRDVAEQIGCTESELMTRVSCMLDSGLLTRFGPMFHAERMGGALCLCALQVPAQRFDEVNAIVNAMPEVAHNYQRDHSFNMWFVLATDNPERIDTAVVQIEQHTGLPVLRLPKLDEYFVGLRFQV from the coding sequence ATGGACGCTCTCGACCGCCGCATCATCAATGAACTCCAGGGTGGCTTCCCGGTCACCGCGCATCCCTGGCGCGATGTTGCAGAACAGATAGGCTGCACTGAAAGCGAGCTGATGACACGCGTCAGCTGTATGCTTGATAGCGGACTGCTGACCCGTTTCGGCCCGATGTTTCACGCCGAACGAATGGGTGGCGCCTTATGCCTGTGTGCCTTGCAAGTCCCTGCGCAACGCTTCGACGAGGTCAACGCCATCGTCAACGCCATGCCGGAAGTGGCCCACAATTACCAGCGCGACCACAGCTTCAACATGTGGTTCGTGTTGGCCACGGATAACCCGGAGCGGATCGACACAGCCGTGGTGCAGATTGAACAACACACCGGCCTGCCGGTACTGCGCCTGCCGAAACTGGACGAGTACTTCGTCGGCTTGCGGTTTCAGGTATAG
- a CDS encoding AsnC family protein, whose product MTLNDSEDVTELPGRNSPVQSNLSASSYDIDSDDLIAAIQHGLPLVARPYQVIAERMGCSEEALIQRLQSLIDARIIKRLGVVVRHHELGYRANAMVVWDVPDHQVDAIGQRLGDQDCVTLCYQRPRHRPQWPYNLFCMVHGKDRDAVLACIRQFALELGIHHLPREVLFSGRRFRQRGAWYRMPN is encoded by the coding sequence ATGACATTGAACGACAGCGAGGATGTCACTGAGTTACCAGGCCGCAACAGCCCTGTGCAGTCGAATCTGTCGGCTTCATCGTATGACATCGACAGTGATGACCTGATTGCCGCAATTCAGCATGGCTTGCCGCTGGTCGCGCGTCCCTACCAGGTGATCGCAGAGCGTATGGGTTGCTCGGAAGAAGCACTGATCCAACGCCTGCAATCGCTGATCGATGCCCGCATCATCAAGCGACTCGGTGTCGTCGTCCGCCATCACGAACTGGGCTATCGCGCCAACGCCATGGTGGTGTGGGATGTCCCCGATCATCAGGTCGATGCCATCGGCCAGCGGCTTGGCGACCAGGACTGCGTGACCCTGTGTTATCAGCGGCCCCGTCACCGTCCTCAATGGCCCTACAATTTGTTCTGCATGGTACATGGCAAGGACAGGGACGCGGTACTTGCCTGTATCCGGCAGTTCGCCCTGGAACTCGGCATTCATCACTTGCCACGCGAGGTATTGTTCAGCGGGCGCCGCTTCCGTCAACGTGGCGCCTGGTACCGGATGCCGAACTGA
- a CDS encoding protein nirF, which produces MCCWRVNGVNKFVLVLLIACSSLSIGATAQTGLRGTGDLGVVIERASGQVLVIEHSNNTRLAEVDGLGDLSHASVVFSRDARYAYVFGRDGGLSKIDLLQAGISKRILQAGNSIGGAISQDGRLVAVSNYEPGGVRIFDAETLAPVADIPAEYAPGKFSKVVGLVDAPGNRFVFSLYDADQIWVADLSDPDKPAITHFNNIGRAPYDALITPDGRYYIAGLFGEPGLSLLDLWHPEQGPRRILEGYAKRDEQLPVYKMPHLEGWAVAGERAYIPAVGQHKVLVIDTRSWQQQQAIEVHGQPVFVMARPDGRQVWVNFAHPDNDTVQIIDVETATIIKTLKPGKAVLHMEFAPRGEKVWISVRDEDRVDVYDTDSLERIAELPAQKPSGIFFTDRAHRTGL; this is translated from the coding sequence ATGTGCTGCTGGAGGGTCAACGGCGTGAATAAGTTCGTTCTCGTCCTGCTGATTGCTTGCAGTTCGTTATCCATAGGTGCAACGGCACAGACCGGGTTGCGTGGCACCGGAGACCTGGGTGTCGTCATCGAGCGGGCCAGCGGCCAGGTACTGGTCATCGAGCACTCCAATAACACCCGCCTCGCCGAAGTAGACGGGCTGGGCGACCTGTCCCATGCCTCCGTGGTGTTTTCGCGTGATGCCCGCTATGCCTATGTGTTCGGGCGCGACGGGGGTTTGAGCAAGATTGACCTGTTACAGGCCGGGATCTCCAAACGCATCTTGCAGGCCGGTAACAGTATCGGCGGCGCCATATCCCAGGATGGCCGACTGGTCGCCGTATCCAACTATGAGCCTGGCGGTGTCCGTATTTTCGATGCCGAAACGCTGGCGCCGGTCGCGGATATACCGGCGGAGTATGCGCCGGGTAAATTTTCCAAGGTTGTCGGCCTAGTGGACGCCCCCGGCAATCGCTTCGTATTTTCACTCTACGATGCCGACCAGATCTGGGTTGCGGATCTGTCCGATCCAGACAAGCCGGCAATCACCCATTTCAATAACATCGGTCGCGCGCCCTATGACGCGCTGATCACACCGGACGGTCGCTACTACATTGCCGGGCTTTTCGGTGAGCCCGGCCTGTCACTGCTTGACCTGTGGCATCCCGAGCAAGGCCCGCGCCGCATACTGGAAGGTTATGCAAAACGCGACGAACAACTGCCGGTTTACAAGATGCCGCACCTGGAAGGCTGGGCGGTTGCCGGTGAGCGCGCCTACATTCCGGCGGTAGGGCAGCATAAGGTGCTGGTGATCGATACCCGGAGCTGGCAACAGCAACAGGCCATCGAGGTCCATGGTCAGCCTGTTTTCGTCATGGCCAGGCCCGACGGCCGCCAGGTCTGGGTGAATTTTGCACACCCGGACAACGACACGGTACAGATCATCGACGTTGAAACCGCAACGATCATCAAGACGCTGAAACCCGGCAAGGCCGTGTTGCACATGGAGTTCGCTCCGCGTGGCGAAAAGGTCTGGATCTCGGTGCGGGATGAAGACCGGGTGGATGTCTACGACACCGACAGCCTCGAGCGCATTGCCGAGCTTCCGGCACAAAAACCCAGCGGTATTTTCTTCACGGACCGCGCACACCGGACAGGCCTGTAG
- a CDS encoding cytochrome c, producing the protein MGMSIMHGARLYGLFLGVMTVTAVCAASPAPERQQELRNLLTQDCGSCHGMRLTGGLGPPLTPRALNTKSRERLTADIRDGRPGTPMPPWKNLLSDDDIAWLVDVLLEGQRRE; encoded by the coding sequence ATGGGTATGTCGATCATGCACGGTGCCAGGCTATATGGGTTATTCCTCGGCGTAATGACCGTTACAGCAGTGTGTGCAGCGTCACCGGCTCCCGAACGCCAGCAGGAACTGCGGAATCTGCTGACTCAGGACTGTGGCTCCTGCCATGGCATGCGACTGACCGGCGGGCTGGGACCTCCCCTGACACCCCGGGCACTGAATACCAAATCGCGCGAACGGTTGACTGCCGACATTCGTGATGGTCGTCCAGGGACGCCAATGCCGCCATGGAAGAACCTTCTCAGCGACGACGACATAGCCTGGCTGGTTGATGTGCTGCTGGAGGGTCAACGGCGTGAATAA
- a CDS encoding c-type cytochrome, with translation MKLYKITLAISALCLAVAQVHAKSDSELDTAYEGAPSGIDPSKVRDIIDSEGPEMTKAEFEVGKKIFFERCAGCHGVLRKGATGKPLTTDITRSRGDAALKAFITYGSPAGMPNWGTSGDMTEEEIDIMARYLQHEPPTPPEWGMKEMKDSWKVHVPVAERPTKKMNNYNIDNIFSVTLRDAGQVAIIDGDTKKIINIVNTGYAVHISRMSSSGRYLFVVGRDAKVDMIDLWMKTPDKVASIKVGLEARSVETSKYKGYEDKFAIAGSYWPPQYVIMDGGTLEPKQIVSTRGMTVDTKEYHPEPRVAAIVASHEHPEFIVNVKETGKILLVNYSDVDNLSVTTIPAARFLHDGGWDKTHRYFLTAANKSNKIAVIDSKDRKLEALVDATEIPHPGRGANFDHPKYGPVWSTSALGNDNITLIGTDPAKHKQNAWKVVDTLHGMGGGSLFIKTHPKSKNLWVDAPLNPDAGISQSVAVFDINNLDKGFEKLPIAEWADVGEGPKRVVQPEYNAAGDEVWFSVWNGKTEKSALVVVDDKTRKLKKVIKDDRLITPTGKFNVKNTVHDIY, from the coding sequence ATGAAATTGTACAAAATTACCCTCGCGATCTCCGCGCTCTGCCTCGCAGTCGCCCAGGTGCACGCCAAATCCGATTCAGAGCTCGATACCGCCTATGAAGGCGCACCCAGTGGCATCGATCCCTCAAAAGTTCGCGATATCATCGACTCGGAAGGTCCGGAGATGACCAAGGCCGAGTTCGAAGTCGGCAAGAAGATCTTCTTTGAGCGCTGCGCAGGCTGTCATGGCGTACTGCGCAAGGGGGCAACCGGCAAACCGCTGACCACCGATATCACACGCTCACGAGGGGATGCCGCGCTCAAGGCGTTCATCACCTACGGCTCGCCCGCCGGAATGCCGAACTGGGGGACTTCCGGTGATATGACCGAGGAAGAGATCGACATCATGGCGCGCTACCTGCAGCACGAGCCGCCAACCCCGCCGGAGTGGGGCATGAAGGAAATGAAGGACTCGTGGAAGGTCCATGTGCCGGTGGCCGAGCGTCCGACAAAGAAGATGAATAACTACAATATCGATAACATCTTCTCGGTCACACTGCGTGATGCCGGTCAGGTCGCGATCATCGATGGGGACACCAAGAAGATCATCAACATCGTCAATACCGGCTATGCGGTACACATCTCACGTATGTCATCTTCCGGCCGTTACCTGTTCGTGGTCGGACGTGATGCCAAGGTGGACATGATCGATCTGTGGATGAAGACACCGGACAAGGTCGCCAGCATCAAGGTCGGACTCGAAGCACGTTCCGTTGAGACTTCCAAGTACAAGGGTTACGAGGACAAGTTCGCCATCGCCGGTTCCTACTGGCCGCCACAGTACGTCATCATGGATGGTGGGACACTCGAACCCAAGCAGATCGTCTCCACCCGCGGTATGACCGTGGATACCAAGGAGTACCATCCTGAGCCACGCGTCGCTGCGATCGTTGCTTCGCACGAGCATCCGGAGTTCATCGTCAACGTCAAGGAGACCGGCAAGATCCTGCTGGTCAACTACAGCGATGTAGATAACCTTTCGGTCACCACCATCCCTGCAGCACGCTTCCTGCACGACGGCGGCTGGGACAAGACCCATCGTTACTTCCTGACCGCGGCGAACAAGTCCAACAAGATCGCCGTCATCGACTCCAAGGATCGCAAGCTCGAAGCCCTGGTCGATGCTACCGAGATCCCGCACCCCGGACGTGGCGCCAACTTCGATCATCCCAAGTACGGGCCAGTCTGGTCCACCAGTGCGCTCGGTAACGACAACATCACCCTGATCGGCACTGATCCGGCGAAACACAAGCAGAACGCGTGGAAAGTGGTCGACACCCTGCACGGCATGGGTGGCGGTTCGCTGTTCATAAAGACCCACCCCAAATCGAAAAACCTGTGGGTAGATGCCCCGTTGAACCCGGATGCCGGCATCAGCCAGTCAGTAGCGGTATTCGATATCAACAACCTCGACAAGGGTTTCGAAAAGTTGCCGATCGCCGAGTGGGCCGATGTCGGTGAAGGTCCGAAGCGCGTGGTACAGCCGGAGTACAACGCGGCTGGCGACGAGGTCTGGTTCTCGGTGTGGAACGGCAAGACCGAGAAGTCGGCACTGGTCGTGGTCGATGACAAGACACGCAAGTTGAAGAAGGTCATCAAGGACGACAGACTGATCACACCGACCGGCAAGTTTAACGTCAAAAACACCGTGCACGACATCTACTAA